From a single Tachypleus tridentatus isolate NWPU-2018 chromosome 6, ASM421037v1, whole genome shotgun sequence genomic region:
- the LOC143252942 gene encoding uncharacterized protein LOC143252942, translating to MKWLKTKVTEILSRLDDFHLIKVKVEELVTSFQYYSEKVETMSEDITTLRAEVKECKQENKTLKHENEELWKEMASFRRKMCEAEQYSYNYNVLIGGIPEKPNENLQEVVEKITTTFGVDCAPTDIDTVHRIGKKTTENKSPRQIVVKFCHWSCVMNCSDVNVAYDNFAEVLTDCIQSCTTTVSVSRKFRKIKP from the exons atgaagtggcttaagacaaaagttactgaaattttgtcaagacttgatgactttcacttaattaaagtaaaggtcgaagaattagtgacttcctttcaatattattcagagaaggtagaaactatgagtgaggatatcacaactttgagagctgaagttaaggagtgtaaacaggaaaataaaacattaaagcatgaaaatgaagaattgtggaaggagatggcaagttttcggaggaagatgtgtgaagcggaacaatattcttataactataatgttttgattggaggtattccagagaagcctaatgagaatttgcaagaagttgttgagaagattacaactacttttggggttgactgtgctcctacagatattgacactgttcatcgtataggaaagaaaacaactgaaaataagagtccgagacagattgttgttaagttttgtc attggtcctgtgttatgaattgttctgatgttaatgttgcttatgataattttgctgaagtgttaactgattgtattcaaagttgtactactactgtttctgtgtcacgaaagtttagaaaaattaagccatag